A section of the Gallus gallus isolate bGalGal1 chromosome 4, bGalGal1.mat.broiler.GRCg7b, whole genome shotgun sequence genome encodes:
- the OSTC gene encoding oligosaccharyltransferase complex subunit OSTC, producing the protein METLFRLPFAVLECPNIKLKRPGWVHMPSAMTVYALVVVSYFLITGGIIYDVIVEPPSVGSMTDEHGHQRPVAFLAYRVNGQYIMEGLASSFLFTMGGLGFIILDRSNAPNIPKLNRFLLLFIGFVSVLLSFFMARVFMRMKLPGYLMG; encoded by the exons ATGGAGACGCTGTTCCGGCTGCCCTTCGCCGTCCTCGAGTGCCCCAACATCAAGCTGAAGCGGCCGGGATGGGTTCACATGCCCTCCGCCATGACCGTCTACGCGCTGGTGGTGGTGTCGTACTTCCTCATCACCGGAG GAATTATCTACGATGTGATCGTGGAGCCCCCCAGCGTGGGCTCGATGACGGATGAACATGGGCATCAGCGGCCGGTGGCCTTCTTGGCCTACAG aGTAAATGGACAATATATAATGGAAGGGCTCGCATCTAGCTTCCTGTTCACAATGGGTGGCTTAGGCTTCATAATTTTGGATCGATCCAATGCACCAAATATCCCCAAGCTGAATAGGTTTCTCCTGCTCTTCATTGGATTTGTCAGCGTGCTTTTGAGCTTCTTCATGGCCAGAGTTTTCATGAGGATGAAATTACC GGGCTACTTGATGGGTTAA
- the RPL34 gene encoding 60S ribosomal protein L34: protein MVQRLTYRRRLSYNTASNKTRLSRTPGNRIVYLYTKKVGKAPKSACGVCPGRLRGVRAVRPKVLKRLSKTKKHVSRAYGGSMCAKCVRDRIKRAFLIEEQKIVVKVLKAQAQSQKSK, encoded by the exons ATGGTTCAGCGCCTGACCTACCGCCGTAGGTTATCCTACAACACAGCTTCCAACAAGACCAGGCT GTCCCGAACACCTGGAAACAGGATTGTTTACCTCTACACCAAGAAAGTAGGGAAGGCACCGAAGTCAGCATGTGGTGTATGCCCAGGACGACTTCGTGGT GTGCGCGCTGTGCGTCCTAAAGTTCTTAAGAGGCTGTCAAAGACAAAGAAGCACGTCAGCAGAGCTTATGGTGGTTCCATGTGTGCTAAATGTGTCCGTGACAG AATCAAGAGGGCTTTCCTTATTGAGGAGCAGAAGATTGTTGTGAAGGTGTTGAAGGCACAAGCACAGAGCCAGAAGTCAAAGTAA
- the LOC124418363 gene encoding uncharacterized protein LOC124418363, producing the protein MALPSPLSSDNRCSSAAPDPARCPFPAQPAAALAAEQAHRYQTRGRRPGGGYRPTAALRPLGRRGLGRPRSSARPNAAGAAPASRHSHTRSPRGRPQSSPAHGWRRMDADRRWRRAVARRHTWRRRIRKRKRKCPVEVEIVALRNPEGIEARLAECRHAVRRRSCKGAAMLKDYGACNAGGAGYGPKSPGAPASLLLRTLYLQDATFLASYLFFFEVLQGRTAFGSRAL; encoded by the coding sequence ATGGCgctcccttcccctctctcAAGTGACAACCGCTGCAGCAGTGCCGCTCCGGACCCAGCCCGGTGCCCGTTCCCGGCCCAGCCCGCCGCGGCGCTGGCAGCAGAACAGGCACATCGCTACCAGACAAGAGGACGCCGGCCCGGTGGCGGCTACCGACCCACAGCAGCACTCCGGCCGCTAGGCCGCAGAGGCCTAGGGCGGCCCCGTTCCTCCGCCCGCCCGAATGCGGCCGGCGCCGCCCCGGCTTCTCGCCACAGCCATACGCGGAGCCCCCGGGGCCGCCCTCAGAGCTCGCCGGCCCACGGATGGCGGCGGATGGACGCCGATAGGCGCTGGAGGCGCGCAGTAGCCCGCCGCCATACCTGGCGCCGCCGGATCCGGAAGAGGAAGCGGAAGTGCCCGGTCGAGGTTGAAATAGTGGCGCTCCGGAACCCGGAAGGAATAGAGGCGCGCCTGGCTGAGTGCCGCCATGCTGTACGGAGGCGGAGTTGCAAGGGCGCCGCCATGTTGAAGGACTACGGGGCGTGTAATGCGGGAGGGGCTGGGTACGGCCCAAAGAGCCCTGGAGCACCGGCCTCACTGCTGCTACGCACGCTGTACCTACAGGATGCAACGTTTCTTGCCTCTTACCTCTTTTTCTTTGAGGTGTTGCAAGGACGCACAGCTTTTGGCAGCAGGGCGCTGTAG